The following proteins are co-located in the Acidobacteriota bacterium genome:
- the rpoZ gene encoding DNA-directed RNA polymerase subunit omega: MHRFPDKIDSKFRYILVAAVRAEQIMRGAPTKVEQGADKASRVAMREVSQDLVAWELGQPAEPEPEPVEEVAEEPEEEVN; this comes from the coding sequence ATGCACCGTTTCCCCGACAAGATCGATAGCAAGTTCCGCTACATCCTGGTGGCCGCCGTCCGCGCCGAGCAGATCATGCGCGGCGCGCCCACCAAGGTCGAGCAGGGGGCCGACAAGGCTTCCCGGGTCGCCATGCGCGAGGTCAGCCAGGACCTGGTGGCCTGGGAGCTGGGCCAGCCCGCCGAGCCCGAGCCGGAGCCGGTGGAGGAGGTTGCGGAAGAGCCCGAAGAAGAGGTCAACTGA
- the gmk gene encoding guanylate kinase produces MSSERGELFIVSAPSGTGKTTVIRRLLASGWIPPGSLQFSISHTTRQPRSGEADGKDYLFVEPAEFQQMIDEGRFLEWAEVYGNRYGTSREEVERRLKNGVDVLLEIDVQGAEQVMAQMPGAHGVLIVPPSYEELERRLRGRGSDEPGAINRRLRVSSSEIACYEAYDYVIINRDAERAAQAIASIILEKRHRRQRMNSEIQAILKDFSSISP; encoded by the coding sequence ATGTCGAGTGAGCGCGGCGAGCTATTCATCGTCTCCGCTCCCTCCGGCACCGGCAAGACGACGGTGATTCGGCGGCTGTTGGCCAGCGGCTGGATTCCCCCGGGGAGCCTGCAGTTCTCCATCAGCCACACCACCCGCCAGCCGCGCAGCGGCGAAGCGGACGGCAAGGATTATCTCTTCGTCGAGCCGGCGGAGTTCCAGCAGATGATCGACGAGGGGCGCTTCCTCGAGTGGGCGGAGGTCTACGGCAACCGCTACGGCACTTCCCGGGAGGAGGTGGAGCGGCGGTTGAAGAACGGCGTCGACGTGCTGCTGGAGATCGATGTCCAGGGCGCCGAGCAGGTGATGGCGCAGATGCCCGGTGCCCACGGGGTGCTCATCGTACCGCCGAGCTATGAGGAACTGGAACGCCGTCTGCGCGGACGGGGTAGCGACGAGCCCGGAGCGATCAACCGCCGACTGCGCGTATCCTCCTCAGAAATCGCATGTTACGAGGCCTACGACTATGTTATTATCAACCGCGATGCGGAGCGTGCGGCGCAGGCGATCGCTTCCATTATCTTGGAAAAGCGCCACCGCCGGCAGCGCATGAACAGCGAGATTCAAGCCATCCTCAAGGACTTCTCCAGCATCTCACCTTGA